The Miscanthus floridulus cultivar M001 chromosome 7, ASM1932011v1, whole genome shotgun sequence genome includes a region encoding these proteins:
- the LOC136462650 gene encoding uncharacterized protein, whose product MDYYNILKVNRNATLEDLKKSYRRLARTWHPDKNPTGGAEAEAKFKQITEAYEVLSDPEKRAIYDQYGEEGLKGMPPPGSQSRSSTTAGPSGPSNFRYNPSDPDDFFAEFMASNKTYSFDQDRTRFQPRSHWTSARNSRSEAPSGSRKESGASTSHVEKPPPVEKTLLCTLEELYNGTKRKMKITRNVAKPDGRVEVETEVLAVEVLPGWKKGTKITFPNKGDKLHGQFAQDLTFVLDSKPHDVYNLEGNNLLVKQEIPLVDALAGAEINLRTLDGRNLPVRVEEVVRPGYEVVLENEGWPIRKEPGKKGKLVIKFDVTFPMRLSSSQRAAIRRIMGG is encoded by the exons ATGGATTACTACAACATCCTCAAGGTGAATCGCAATGCGACCTTGGAGGACCTCAAGAAGTCGTATCGGCGGCTTGCAAGGACGTGGCATCCTGACAAGAATCCGACTGGAGGGGCGGAGGCTGAGGCAAAGTTCAAGCAGATAACCGAGGCGTATGAG GTACTAAGTGATCCAGAGAAGCGTGCAATTTATGACCAATATGGTGAGGAAGGCTTAAAGGGGATGCCTCCACCTGGTTCCCAGAGCCGGTCCTCCACAACTGCTGGCCCAAGTGGTCCGAGTAATTTCCGGTACAATCCTAGTGACCCAGATGATTTCTTTGCTGAGTTCATGGCAAGCAACAAGACTTACTCCTTCGACCAAGACCGGACACGATTCCAACCAAGATCACATTGGACTTCAGCAAGGAACAGTAGAAGCGAAGCTCCTTCTGGTTCACGGAAAGAGAGTGGTGCCAGTACAAGCCATGTAGAAAAGCCACCGCCTGTGGAAAAAACATTACTTTGTACCCTTGAAGAGTTGTACAATGGAACAAAAAGGAAAATGAAGATCACTAGGAATGTTGCAAAGCCAGATGG AAGAGTAGAAGTTGAAACAGAGGTCTTGGCTGTTGAAGTGTTACCTGGCTGGAAGAAGGGCACCAAGATTACATTCCCCAACAAAGGCGATAAGCTGCATGGCCAGTTTGCACAAGACCTGACCTTTGTCCTCGATTCAAAGCCCCACGATGTGTACAATCTTGAAGGAAACAACCTTCTTGTAAAGCAGGAGATCCCTCTGGTAGATGCCCTTGCTGGGGCAGAGATAAACCTCAGAACCCTCGATGGACGGAATCTGCCTGTGAGGGTGGAGGAAGTTGTGCGCCCTGGGTACGAAGTTGTGCTGGAGAACGAAGGGTGGCCAATCAGGAAGGAACCTGGGAAGAAGGGAAAACTGGTAATCAAGTTCGATGTGACCTTCCCAATGAGGTTATCGTCGTCACAGCGGGCAGCCATCAGGCGAATCATGGGCGGCTAA